The following are encoded together in the Thermococcus sibiricus MM 739 genome:
- the smc gene encoding chromosome segregation protein SMC, with translation MPYVEKLEMRGFKSYGSRKIVVPFSRGFTAIVGANGSGKSNIGDAILFVLGGLSAKAMRATRIGDLIFAGTKEEAPAKYAEVAMYFNNEDRGFPIDEDEVVIKRRVYPDGRSAYWLNGKRTSRSDILDVLSAAMISPDGYNLVLQGDITKFIKMSPTERRMIIDEISGIAEYDEKKKKAMEELKQAEENLARVDLLIREVKTQLDKLEKERNDALRYLDLKEKLEVARTTLLTGEVKRLQNLIAESRARDEEIEVEIERINGELENIAKTIVEKEKTLTQIERELEEKSEDGILDVTKKISEVASKIELAKKNIELAKKEISESQRRLAKAKEDLKNVSAEIEKGKSTIERWKKRRENLIAEIQKKEKEKNELILKLAEIDKNFTIAKQELDKVEEELENAKKTQYFKESEITKITEEIERIKSKISQQSTRRIILKSKLEELKAEINVKKSELSEIDSKIEKASVRLREIEKELEKGQEKLEKIVPEIKKLNEELIKAEARKEVHQNKTLEAIKNANIPGIYGSLAELIRVRDDTYLTAVEVALGSHADNVVVKDDKVAEEAIKFLKRNRLGRLTFLPLNKIKPRKLDGVSKGIPVMDVIEYDPQFKNAVAFAVGDTLIVNDMEEARDVGIGKVRMVTLEGELLERSGAIVGGYYRPRTKLAINTDEIKMALASREKEKDALESQINALKLEQRGLERELFELRVRKSDVSKDLQMLQKEMDRFLNEDKTLKEEIETAENRLKELESFIHQTKGDLAKLSGRVERLEKIRNKLRKALDNPEARELNQKIREVEHEISKLREELSKVESRLENLDIRINEELIPRKADLEEEIEGIVNRINAFKASIKQNEEDIKSLQAQLEELQEKEQAVKDELKALRDERDRLREEISQMREEKEKLRDVLQKLRLEANSLKIKMAQYESQLREKESELKHHDVKVVKEIPEDLEKLREEIEQMEDEIRELEPVNMKAIEDYEVVERRYLELKSKRERLEAEKDSIIEFINEIENQKRNVFMQTLNAIARNFSELFTKLSPGGEAKLVLENEEDPFSGGLDIEAKPAGKEVKRIEAMSGGEKALTALAFVFAIQHFKPAPFYLFDEIDAHLDDANVKRVADLIKEASKDSQFIVITLRDVMMSNADKIIGVSMRKGVSRVVSLSLEKAMEYLEKARAKNANALGL, from the coding sequence ATGCCTTATGTAGAGAAACTTGAAATGAGAGGCTTCAAATCATATGGAAGTAGAAAAATCGTAGTTCCTTTTTCTAGAGGATTCACAGCTATAGTGGGAGCCAATGGAAGTGGGAAGAGTAATATTGGTGATGCTATTCTATTTGTTCTTGGTGGGTTATCTGCGAAGGCCATGCGTGCTACTAGGATTGGTGATTTAATATTTGCAGGTACCAAAGAGGAAGCCCCAGCTAAATATGCAGAGGTTGCAATGTATTTTAATAATGAAGATCGGGGGTTTCCAATAGATGAGGATGAAGTTGTCATAAAGAGGCGTGTTTACCCAGATGGTAGGAGTGCTTATTGGTTGAATGGAAAAAGGACAAGTAGAAGTGATATTCTCGATGTTTTAAGTGCTGCAATGATTTCACCTGATGGGTATAATCTCGTCCTGCAGGGAGATATAACAAAGTTCATTAAAATGAGTCCAACAGAGAGAAGAATGATAATAGATGAAATTTCTGGGATTGCTGAGTACGATGAAAAAAAGAAAAAAGCAATGGAAGAACTTAAACAGGCAGAAGAGAACCTTGCGAGAGTAGATCTCCTGATTAGAGAAGTTAAAACCCAACTGGATAAGCTCGAAAAGGAAAGGAACGACGCATTAAGATATCTTGATCTAAAAGAAAAACTCGAAGTCGCAAGAACCACACTTCTTACAGGAGAAGTTAAGAGGTTGCAGAACCTTATTGCTGAGAGCAGGGCAAGAGATGAAGAAATTGAGGTGGAGATAGAGCGCATAAATGGAGAACTAGAGAATATAGCAAAAACGATAGTGGAAAAAGAGAAAACTCTGACCCAAATAGAGAGGGAACTTGAAGAAAAGAGTGAAGACGGCATACTAGATGTGACAAAGAAGATAAGTGAGGTAGCTTCTAAGATAGAGCTTGCTAAAAAGAACATTGAATTAGCTAAGAAAGAAATAAGTGAAAGCCAAAGACGACTTGCAAAGGCCAAAGAAGATTTGAAAAATGTTTCTGCAGAGATAGAAAAAGGCAAATCTACTATTGAAAGATGGAAAAAACGGAGAGAAAATCTTATCGCTGAAATCCAGAAAAAAGAAAAGGAGAAAAATGAATTAATTCTAAAGCTCGCTGAGATAGATAAGAACTTCACCATTGCAAAGCAAGAGTTGGACAAAGTTGAAGAAGAACTTGAAAATGCAAAGAAAACTCAGTACTTTAAGGAAAGTGAAATCACAAAAATTACAGAAGAAATAGAGCGAATTAAAAGTAAAATTTCCCAGCAATCTACTAGGCGGATTATTCTGAAGAGTAAACTTGAAGAACTTAAGGCGGAAATAAATGTTAAAAAATCTGAACTTTCAGAGATAGATTCAAAAATTGAGAAAGCAAGTGTAAGACTGAGAGAAATTGAAAAAGAACTTGAAAAAGGTCAGGAGAAATTGGAAAAAATTGTTCCAGAGATTAAAAAACTTAATGAAGAGCTCATCAAGGCCGAAGCTAGAAAAGAGGTACATCAAAATAAGACACTTGAAGCAATTAAAAACGCTAACATCCCTGGAATTTATGGTTCTTTAGCTGAGCTCATTAGAGTTAGAGATGATACCTATCTTACTGCTGTGGAAGTTGCTCTAGGATCTCATGCGGACAACGTCGTGGTGAAAGATGATAAGGTAGCGGAAGAGGCTATAAAGTTTTTAAAACGAAATAGGCTTGGAAGACTAACCTTTTTACCCCTTAATAAGATAAAACCGAGAAAATTGGATGGAGTTTCCAAAGGTATCCCAGTTATGGACGTCATTGAATATGATCCACAATTTAAGAACGCTGTTGCATTTGCTGTGGGTGATACCCTAATAGTTAATGATATGGAGGAAGCAAGGGATGTTGGTATTGGCAAAGTTAGGATGGTAACCCTTGAGGGAGAGCTTTTAGAGAGAAGTGGAGCCATTGTTGGGGGATATTACCGGCCAAGAACAAAACTTGCTATCAACACTGATGAGATAAAAATGGCATTAGCTTCTCGTGAGAAGGAGAAAGATGCTTTGGAATCTCAAATAAACGCCCTTAAACTTGAACAAAGGGGACTTGAGAGGGAATTGTTTGAACTTAGAGTGAGGAAGAGTGATGTTTCTAAAGATTTACAGATGCTTCAAAAAGAAATGGATAGGTTTTTGAACGAGGATAAGACCCTAAAGGAAGAGATTGAAACTGCAGAGAATAGGTTAAAGGAGCTTGAGTCCTTCATCCATCAAACAAAGGGAGATCTTGCAAAGCTTAGTGGAAGGGTGGAGCGACTTGAAAAGATAAGAAACAAACTCAGAAAGGCCCTAGACAACCCCGAAGCTAGAGAGCTCAACCAAAAGATAAGAGAGGTTGAACATGAGATAAGCAAGCTCAGAGAAGAGCTTAGTAAAGTTGAATCGAGACTTGAGAACCTTGACATAAGGATTAATGAGGAGCTTATTCCAAGAAAAGCTGACCTTGAAGAGGAAATTGAGGGTATTGTCAATAGAATAAATGCTTTCAAGGCCAGTATCAAACAAAATGAAGAGGACATAAAATCACTACAGGCCCAACTTGAAGAACTTCAAGAAAAGGAACAAGCTGTAAAAGATGAATTAAAAGCTTTAAGAGATGAGAGGGACAGACTTAGGGAAGAAATTTCTCAAATGAGAGAAGAGAAGGAGAAGTTGAGAGATGTCTTGCAGAAACTTAGATTGGAAGCTAACTCTCTCAAGATAAAAATGGCTCAATATGAATCCCAGCTCAGGGAAAAAGAGAGTGAATTAAAGCACCATGATGTTAAGGTTGTTAAAGAAATTCCAGAGGATCTTGAAAAGCTTAGGGAAGAAATTGAACAAATGGAAGATGAGATTCGGGAACTTGAGCCGGTGAACATGAAGGCTATTGAGGACTATGAGGTTGTTGAGAGGCGTTATCTGGAACTTAAATCAAAGAGGGAAAGACTTGAGGCTGAAAAAGACAGTATTATCGAGTTTATAAACGAAATAGAAAACCAAAAGAGAAATGTATTTATGCAAACGCTGAATGCAATAGCCAGAAACTTCTCAGAACTTTTTACAAAACTTTCTCCTGGAGGAGAAGCAAAACTTGTTCTCGAGAATGAGGAGGATCCCTTCAGTGGGGGTTTGGACATAGAAGCAAAGCCCGCTGGAAAAGAAGTGAAAAGAATCGAGGCTATGAGCGGTGGAGAAAAAGCATTGACGGCCTTGGCATTTGTGTTTGCCATACAACACTTTAAACCGGCTCCATTCTATCTCTTTGATGAAATTGATGCTCACCTTGACGATGCAAACGTTAAGAGGGTGGCAGATCTTATAAAAGAGGCCTCAAAAGACAGTCAGTTCATAGTTATTACACTTAGAGATGTTATGATGTCAAATGCAGACAAGATAATTGGTGTTTCAATGCGTAAAGGTGTCTCAAGGGTTGTTAGTTTAAGCCTTGAAAAGGCCATGGAATATTTGGAGAAAGCGAGGGCAAAAAATGCCAATGCCCTCGGTTTGTAG
- a CDS encoding DUF63 family protein: MGIYEILQKYFIDPIRYNQGYNIVNTLTYAIILGIAALVVYKVLKKLGIKYDNAFFRALIPYMILGAFGRALTDATIIPQSYLTVTPGIYFLVFMITFSSLLITHKFFEDWRKVFLYFGWALVGGELLLLLFNLEKVQFNFDTLKYFIPFATIALMTIYLLSIKLHLVKKNSYLFYAHFYDATTTFVGVDFMGYWEQHVLPRYLMDITGTAAVMYFLKFAVLMVALYLMEYLQETESDKELMDFIKMVMFILGFAPGTRNLLRMLMGV; this comes from the coding sequence ATGGGAATTTATGAAATTCTTCAAAAATACTTCATAGACCCGATACGGTATAATCAAGGCTACAATATTGTTAACACCCTTACATATGCCATTATCTTGGGTATAGCGGCCCTTGTAGTGTATAAGGTCTTGAAAAAGCTTGGCATAAAATATGATAATGCATTCTTCAGAGCCCTTATACCATACATGATTTTAGGGGCCTTTGGAAGAGCTTTGACCGACGCAACTATAATCCCACAAAGTTACCTCACAGTCACTCCCGGAATTTATTTCCTTGTGTTTATGATCACCTTCTCATCCCTCTTAATAACCCATAAATTCTTTGAAGACTGGAGGAAAGTGTTTCTTTATTTTGGATGGGCCCTTGTAGGAGGAGAACTTCTGCTTTTACTATTTAATCTCGAAAAAGTTCAGTTCAACTTCGATACCCTAAAATACTTCATTCCCTTCGCCACAATAGCTCTCATGACGATTTATCTGCTTTCAATAAAACTTCATTTGGTTAAAAAGAATTCTTACCTCTTTTACGCCCACTTTTATGATGCAACGACAACCTTTGTTGGTGTTGACTTCATGGGGTATTGGGAACAGCATGTTCTTCCAAGATACTTGATGGATATTACAGGAACCGCTGCCGTGATGTATTTTCTAAAGTTTGCAGTACTAATGGTAGCTCTTTACCTCATGGAATACTTGCAAGAGACAGAAAGCGATAAAGAACTTATGGACTTTATCAAAATGGTCATGTTTATCCTTGGCTTTGCCCCGGGGACTAGAAACCTTTTAAGAATGCTTATGGGGGTTTAA
- a CDS encoding segregation and condensation protein A has product MEYRREEEITPIDILLQLVTMGKVDPWNIDIVDITEKYIERIREMQDLDLRISARAILAASILLRMKTEALLYTKEDDGEEQEEEERIRVDVDPYVPPLRRAERYYTLDDLIEALMDALEETEKRKPKKKKEVKIEEEIFVVDDFRVDIEKHVNKLYEIVRELYSNTKDKIALWELVFDPSPKIVARTFLYLLFLANMGKIELIQEEPFGEIFVVPLEN; this is encoded by the coding sequence ATGGAATACAGGAGAGAAGAGGAGATCACACCAATTGATATCCTCTTACAGCTTGTAACAATGGGAAAAGTTGACCCCTGGAATATTGATATAGTGGATATTACAGAGAAATATATTGAGCGTATAAGGGAAATGCAGGATCTGGACTTGAGGATATCTGCAAGGGCTATTTTAGCTGCTTCAATTCTCCTTAGAATGAAGACCGAGGCCTTGCTTTATACCAAGGAGGACGATGGGGAAGAACAAGAAGAGGAAGAGAGAATAAGAGTAGATGTTGATCCTTACGTCCCACCCCTTAGAAGAGCAGAGCGTTATTACACTCTGGATGATTTGATAGAGGCCCTAATGGATGCTCTTGAAGAAACTGAGAAAAGAAAACCCAAGAAGAAAAAGGAGGTTAAAATTGAAGAGGAGATATTTGTTGTGGATGATTTTCGTGTAGATATAGAAAAGCATGTTAATAAGCTCTATGAAATAGTAAGGGAGCTTTACTCGAATACTAAGGATAAAATAGCTTTGTGGGAGCTTGTTTTTGATCCAAGTCCGAAAATAGTTGCAAGAACCTTCCTTTACCTTCTTTTCCTAGCGAATATGGGCAAAATTGAACTAATTCAAGAGGAACCCTTTGGAGAAATATTTGTTGTCCCCCTAGAGAATTGA
- a CDS encoding bifunctional fructose-bisphosphatase/inositol-phosphate phosphatase yields MYEWNEIALNLAKDIEREIMPLFGQKKAGKFIGFSPSGDKTKLVDKMAEDIVLEYLKPLGVNIISEEIGSINNENEYCVIVDPIDGSFNFIHGIPVFGFSFAVFKGYEPLYAMLYEFITKNVYEGIPNEGAYLNGEMIRTRPLNEDSISISFYTRNRGAKLVEKVRRTRVLGAIAIELAYLARGSLDGVIDIRNYVRPTDIAAGYIIAKEAGAIITDDEGRELKFNLNASEKLNIIAVNDEKLLKLILENI; encoded by the coding sequence ATGTATGAATGGAATGAAATAGCCCTTAACCTTGCAAAGGATATTGAAAGAGAAATCATGCCCCTATTCGGACAAAAAAAGGCCGGAAAGTTTATTGGGTTTAGCCCCAGTGGGGACAAAACAAAACTCGTTGACAAAATGGCCGAAGACATAGTTTTAGAATATCTCAAACCACTTGGAGTAAATATCATAAGTGAGGAAATCGGCAGCATAAATAATGAAAACGAATACTGTGTCATTGTGGATCCTATTGATGGTTCTTTTAACTTCATCCATGGCATTCCAGTTTTTGGCTTCAGTTTTGCAGTTTTCAAGGGGTATGAGCCTTTATATGCAATGCTTTATGAGTTTATTACAAAAAATGTCTACGAAGGTATCCCCAATGAAGGAGCATATTTAAATGGGGAGATGATAAGAACAAGGCCTTTAAATGAGGATTCTATCTCAATAAGTTTTTACACCAGAAATAGAGGGGCAAAACTCGTTGAAAAAGTTCGGAGAACTAGGGTATTAGGAGCCATTGCAATAGAGCTGGCATATCTTGCTAGGGGTTCTTTAGATGGAGTAATCGATATAAGAAATTATGTTCGACCTACAGACATAGCAGCAGGTTACATAATTGCAAAAGAAGCCGGAGCAATTATAACCGATGATGAAGGGAGAGAACTTAAGTTCAATCTAAATGCATCTGAAAAGCTAAACATAATAGCCGTAAATGATGAGAAACTTCTTAAGCTTATCCTTGAAAACATTTAA